Part of the Cetobacterium ceti genome is shown below.
AGCTGAAGCAAATAACAATGTAAAAGCTGTTTATGAGGTATTAAACTCAATTATGGAGTTATATAAGACAGATGTAGATTTCAGAAACTTTATAACTCATCCATTACTTAAAGTAGCTCAGAAAAAAGAAGCATTAGGAAAGATATTTACTGATGCTGATGAAAATACTTTAGATATTCTTTACTATATTTTAGAAAAGGGTAGAATTGGAGAAATAAGAGAAATAGTAGCTGAGTTTGTGAAAATAGACTATGCTAAAAATCAAATTCTTGATGTAGAAGCTACTTTTGCAGTGGAATTAAATGAAGAACAAAAAGATAAATTAATTAAAAAATTAGAAAATAAAACTGGAAAGAAAATCAAGTTAGTAGTTAATGTTGATAAGAGTCTAATAGGTGGAGGAATCATCAGAATCGGTGATCAGGTAACTGACGGAAGTATCCGTAGACAGTTAGAAACTCTAACACAAAAATAGAAACTACTTGGATAACAGGAGGTGTAATCAGTTGAAAATCAGGCCAGAAGAAGTAAGTAACATAATAAAAGCCGAGATTGAGAACTATAAAAAAAGTCTTGACGTTAAAACTTCAGGTTCTGTATTAGAAGTTGGAGACGGTATAGCTAGAATCTACGGACTTAGCAACGCTAAAGCTGGAGAGCTATTAGAGTTTCCTAACGGAATAACAGGAATGGTTCTTAACCTAGAGGAAGATAACGT
Proteins encoded:
- the atpH gene encoding ATP synthase F1 subunit delta; amino-acid sequence: MIANQVGKRYAEAIYSVAEANNNVKAVYEVLNSIMELYKTDVDFRNFITHPLLKVAQKKEALGKIFTDADENTLDILYYILEKGRIGEIREIVAEFVKIDYAKNQILDVEATFAVELNEEQKDKLIKKLENKTGKKIKLVVNVDKSLIGGGIIRIGDQVTDGSIRRQLETLTQK